The nucleotide sequence tcttctctgtgtctttttctcctttcttctctttctgtccTCTAGGATTTGATTGATGACTTGAAGTCTGAGCTGAGCGGGAATTTTGAAAGGGTGATCATTGGTTTGATGACTCCTACCACCATGTATGATGTGCATGAACTGAGGAGGGCTATGAAGGTTTGGAAATCCTTTTTTGTGTTGCATGACTTATGGTCAATTTAGTTATGCAATGGCATAATTGCATATTAATTATTGATTTCTTATTTAGTTATATCCAATAAACAAAAGTCATAGTTGCCACAGCCTTGTCTCTGTGCTTCCCTagggagcagggacagatgAAGGCTGCCTGATTGAAATCCTGGCTTCTCGCACCAACGAGGAGATTCGGCACATCAATCAGAACTACAAACTCCGTATGTAGCATGCTCTGCAATTTCTTACTGGCTCAGAAGccacctgtgtgtgtgcaggggtgtgtggagaggcaggaaaagggTATGTCAGCATCAAGGACTAGAATTACACCCAGAAATTGAGTTGTCGGAAATGTAGTGCGGTGGGCTGGTTATGGCTGTCTGTCCATGGTGGATCTTTTGCCAGTTTTATACTGGCTGTGCTTCTTAATTTTGCCCTGTACCACTCAATATGATGGCTGTGATGAAAGCCAAGAAGGGCAAGGGCATCCTCACTTGTCCTAGTCACTGTGGCTAGCAGGACATGCCTGTCCCCCTGTACTGCACTGCTGAGGCAACTCAAATCCTGGGGATAGTTTAGGACAGATGTTAGAAAAAAGCTCTTtgcccagagggtggctgggcactggaacaggctccccagagcagtggtcacagcaccgATTCTGATGGAGCTCAAGGAGCGTTTGGACATTGTTCTTGGGCACGTGGTGGGACTCCTGGGCATGGTTCTAAGCAGgcccaggagctggacttggtgatgcttgtgggtcccttcccagTCAGCAAATCCTGTGACTGTGCAAGCTGTTAGTaacagatgtgtgtgtgtgtgctctggCAGAGTACGGCTCCAGCCTGGAGGACGACATCGTCTCTGACACATCCTCCATGTTCCGCAGGGTCCTCGTGTCCCTCGCCACGGTGAGTCCAGGACAGGGCAAATAACGGGGGTGGACATCTGCTGGACATCTCTGTCTCAGTGATGAGGTGCTTCAGGCTGGCTGCTAGTTCACGTCTCTTGCATTTCACCTTGCCAGCACTTCACCCCAGCTTCTGCAGGGAGAACAGCCTCACTCTGCCATGCCTTAATGCCATGTGCTCTTTTTAATAAAGTGGATGTCTGcttgtttcaaaagaaagaacaaatcaCGTCCATTACTCAATGTTAAGAACCCCATTATACATCTCCAGTAACTGGTTTTGAATGGGGAATTTGCAGGACTTACTTCCATTAGTTGCTCTGTTGAAATGAGTTTTTCATCCTTGTATTACTGCAGGGTAACAGAGATGAGGGAACATTTGTGGATGAAGCCCTTGCTCAACAAGATGCTCAGGTGTGTAGCAATTATCTTCCTGGCAAGAACTGTCTGGGTTTGTATATGTGATGTGTGGTGGATCCCTGCTGTTTATAGACCTCTTTTCCTCAAGTAAACCCAAAGTTGTGCTAGTCTGCAGTGCCCCAGGTGGAAAGCAGATATTAGGAagtatttttccccaaaagagTTGTCCAGCTCTGGCACGGGCtgtccagggcaggggtggagtccccatccctgaggGGATTCAACAGCCACGTGAATGTGGCATTTGGAGACATGAGTTAGTGGTTAAGTGAATAaccttagagggcttttccgACCCGAATGTTCTATGAAGCAAAGATCTCATGTTATCCCCACTTTGTTGATGTCTTCCAGTGCCTGTATGAAGCTGGGGAGAAGAGATGGGGAACAGACGAGGTGCAGTTCATGTCCATCCTCTGCACACGGAACAGGTGCCACCTGCTCAGAGGTAGGACCTCTCTGTGTCCTGGGCTTTTTCCCTTGTTTGAGGACTGTACCTTTGTAGCAGCTTTGTTCATTAACTGGTTGTGATCCCTTCCTGAGACAACAGATATTCTCAGGGCCAGTAGATTCAAAATGGGAGTTGAGTAAAACACCCATACAACTTCCTCTAGCCTGTGAATTGCAGATAGTGAAGTGTGGCTCCCATGGGACAGAGCTAAGCATGGAAACTGTCTGCATTAAATAGCAGTTCTGGAAAATCCTTGCAGCAGTGGTAGGCTAATTAGCAAAACAGCTGATAATTAAAATGAATTCTTTCTGAGGGGCAGCCCTGATTTAGCTTACAATGTCACAGTAATGGTGCAGTGTTTGTACAGGCTATGAGGAGGTTGATCTTGCAAAGTGATCCTCGGGGGTTACACACTGAAGCAGCTCATTTGGCTCTTTTATCCAACTCTTCCTCCTAGTTTTTGATGTGTACAGAGCCATTGCTAATAAGGACATCACAGACAGCATTAAATCTGAGATGTCAGGAGACCTTGAGGATGCTTTGTTAGCTGTGGGTGAGTTCTGTGCTTTTAAACTTTGTCTACAAactaattaaataattaaggATACTGTCTCTTGCCCTGACTGTTTGCACAGCTTCAGGAGGCAGAttctttttcactgttttaCAAGCCACAGTGTTTTAATCTTTGCAGATGCAAAGACCTGGCAAGAAGGCTCTGTGCTTTATATTTCTGTGCCAAGGGATGCTTTGGCAGATGACATATGCTGTGTGGAAGCTTTAAagccttaaaaatattttattgctgtGCACTGGGCATGGAGACATCAATTGATAGCAGGTCACTGACTCTGGATGTCTGCACTGTGCTTGTTGAGTTGCATTTTTACAGAATAAATGTCGGCACTGAGAAAGTGCTGGAAAGGTTTGGAAGACTTTATCCTTCAGTGTTTATTGGTTGTAATTCTCTTGTTCTTGTCTCTCTTACAGTCAAGTGCTTGAGGAATAAACCTGCTTATTTTGCTGAGAGATTGTACAAATCCATGAAGGTAAAGAGATTTTGCTATTCCCTCCCCCCCACCATGGTTAAGTCAATAGCATGACAGcaattagagaaaaaaagaaagtgtgtTAATTGGGGGGAATAAAAGAAGTCTGAGGTTTTCTGTGGAGCTCTTTTCCTTCAGGAAGCTCAGAGCTGATAATGTCCCTGCATTAATGCAAAAATGGTCAAGTCAGGAGTGGATTGCAGGGAAGGCCAAGGCTCAGTGCCTGTCCCTGGGGTGCCCTCagcctgtgcagctgctgctgtgtcccctcagggcCTGGGCACCGATGACAGCACGCTGATCCGGGTGATGGTGTCCCGTGCTGAGATCGACATGCTCTACATCAGGAGGGAGTTCCTGGCCATGTATGGAAAATCACTCCACTCCTTCATTAAGGTGAGCTTGGAGTCTTACACACACCTGTGTTTGCTAAGCAGCACCAAGGAGACTCTCCAAAcaattttttgggtgttttagAGGAGGTGGAATTAAGGAGACTTTACATTTATGTACTCTAAACCTTGCTGAATGTTCTTGGTTATTAAGTTGCCAAAGAGGATACAAACACTACAATAAGTCATTTACGCTGAAAGGAATCCTACTTTCCATGGAGCTGCAAAATTAATGGTGTTCCTTTTTTCTGCTCTCTCTAGGGAGACTGCTCAGGGGACTACAGGAAGGttctgctcaggctgtgtgGTGGGGAGGATTAAAGGAGGCCTGGGGAGCCTGCTGGGTGATGGGAAGCAGCTGATCATAGACTTgattaggttggaaaagatctttaagatcTTCGAGTCCAATCACGATaaagatttctttcttctttttttttttctttttctccaaatGCCTTATTAATTACTCCAATTATAGACTTAGGTTAGTTCATGTTCTGGTTAGATAGTGGCCATTCTTGTTAACCCCTTTGATACACTTTTATGCTTGGAACACCCATTTGCCTACTAACTGGGCTGGTGAAGCCCAGCTTACACAGAATGCTGGAACCAAAGGTATAAAAGTTGTTTTCTGACCAACTGCCCCTCTGCTGTTGTGTTCACCAGCAAAATGCATCAACTAAAGCAAACCTGAGAGTGTGAGTCTGCACAGGGAAAAGCCAACCTCATTGGTACATGGAGACTGCAGAACAGGGGTTTGCCTCAgtttttcagtaaaattaaaacacaaagaaaCCAGATATCTAAAATGCAAGCACGTTTACATATTATCTTGCCTCTGTTAGTGTGGAGCATTAACAGCCTGGCTTTGCTGTGTGTATATGTTGCCTGTAGGTCTGTAAGTGGGGGGGTTGTCACTGGTGACATGAGCAAAACCTTTTTCTGCCCTGCTTAGAGCAGACCTGTGTTTTTGGTCTGTCTGTTGGATCATGGGAATGTAAATAATTAGGGTTGTAGTATAAACCCTGCTCTGGATATAGTGATGTCATTGGAATGGTGCCTTTTAAGGAATGAcctgtccccaaaaccccag is from Taeniopygia guttata chromosome 22, bTaeGut7.mat, whole genome shotgun sequence and encodes:
- the ANXA4 gene encoding annexin A4, whose protein sequence is MATVKGVSAFSAEQEAQALRKAMKGLGTDEDAIIESLTKLNVSQRQQVLITYKSTIGRDLIDDLKSELSGNFERVIIGLMTPTTMYDVHELRRAMKGAGTDEGCLIEILASRTNEEIRHINQNYKLQYGSSLEDDIVSDTSSMFRRVLVSLATGNRDEGTFVDEALAQQDAQCLYEAGEKRWGTDEVQFMSILCTRNRCHLLRVFDVYRAIANKDITDSIKSEMSGDLEDALLAVVKCLRNKPAYFAERLYKSMKGLGTDDSTLIRVMVSRAEIDMLYIRREFLAMYGKSLHSFIKGDCSGDYRKVLLRLCGGED